In Bos mutus isolate GX-2022 chromosome 2, NWIPB_WYAK_1.1, whole genome shotgun sequence, one DNA window encodes the following:
- the FIGN gene encoding fidgetin isoform X1, with protein sequence MRVGLWNDLLCLCHIVLHREHYTVLTRCSVPNKRGLKMQWTPEHAQWPEQHFDITSTTRSPAHKVEAYRGHLQRTYQYAWANDDISALTASNLLKKYAEKYSGILEGPVDRPVLSNYSDAPSGLVNGRKNESEPWQPSLNSDAVYPMNCVPDVITASKAGVSSALPPADVSASIGSSPGVASNLTEPSYSSSTCGSHTVPSLHTGLPSQEYAPGYNGSYLHSTYSSQPAPALPSPHPSPLHSSGLLQPPPPPPPPPALVPGYNGTSNLSSYSYPSASYPPQTAVGSGYSPGGAPPPPSAYLPSGIPAPTPLPPTTVPGYTYQGHGLTPIAPSALTNSSASSLKRKAFYMAGQGDMDSSYGNYSYGQQRSTQSPMYRMSDSSISNSNRGNGFDRSAETSSLAFKPTKQLMSSEQQRKFSSQSSRALTPPSYSTAKNSLGSRSSESFGKYTSPVMSEHGEEHRQLLSHPMQGPGLRAATSANHSVDEQLKNTDTHLIDLVTNEIITQGPPVDWNDIAGLDLVKAVIKEEVLWPVLRSDAFSGLTALPRSILLFGPRGTGKTLLGRCIASQLGATFFKIAGSGLIAKWLGEAEKIIHASFLVARCRQPSVIFVSDIDMLLSSQVSEEHSPVSRMRTEFLMQLDTVLTSAEDQIIVICATSKPEEIDESLRRYFMKRLLIPLPDSTARHQIIVQLLSQHNYCLNDKEFALLVQRTEGFSGLDVAHLCQEAVVGPLHAMPATDLSAIMPSQLRPVTYQDFENAFCKIQPSISQKELDMYVEWNKMFGCSQ encoded by the exons ATGAGAGTTGGATTATGGAATGACCTGCTATGTCTGTGTCATATTGTTCTGCACAGGGAGCATTATACTGTGCTAACTAGGTGTTCAGTACCAAATAAGAGAG GCTTGAAGATGCAGTGGACGCCAGAGCACGCCCAGTGGCCCGAACAGCACTTtgacatcacctccactactcGGTCCCCTGCCCACAAAGTTGAAGCTTACAGAGGTCATTTGCAGCGCACCTACCAGTACGCCTGGGCAAACGACGACATATCTGCTCTGACGGCATCCAACCTACTAAAAAAATATGCAGAGAAGTATTCTGGCATTTTGGAAGGCCCTGTGGACCGACCCGTACTCAGCAACTACTCAGATGCACCATCAGGACTAGTGAATGGTCGGAAGAATGAAAGTGAACCCTGGCAGCCTTCCTTGAATTCAGACGCTGTTTATCCCATGAACTGTGTTCCGGATGTTATCACTGCCAGCAAAGCTGGAGTCAGTTCAGCCCTCCCTCCAGCAGATGTCTCTGCAAGTATAGGGAGCTCTCCTGGGGTGGCCAGCAACCTGACAGAACCTAGTTATTCGAGTAGTACCTGTGGAAGCCACACTGTACCTAGTCTGCATACAGGGCTCCCATCTCAGGAATATGCCCCAGGATACAACGGCTCGTATTTGCATTCTACTTACAGTAGCCAGCCAGCACCTGCACTTCCTTCACCTCATCCTTCTCCTCTGCATAGCTCTGGGCTCCTACAgccgccaccaccacctcctccaccaCCAGCCCTGGTCCCAGGCTACAATGGGACCTCTAACCTTTCCAGTTACAGCTACCCCTCTGCTAGCTATCCTCCTCAGACTGCTGTGGGATCGGGGTATAGTCCTGGGGGTGCGCCCCCTCCTCCTTCCGCATATCTGCCTTCAGGAATTCCTGCtcccacacccctgccccccaccactgTTCCTGGCTACACCTACCAGGGTCACGGTTTGACACCGATCGCACCCTCGGCTCTGACAAACAGTTCGGCAAGTTCTCTCAAAAGGAAAGCTTTCTATATGGCAGGGCAAGGAGACATGGACTCCAGTTATGGAAATTACAGCTATGGCCAACAGAGATCTACACAGAGTCCTATGTACAGAATGTCCGACAGCAGCATTTCAAACTCAAATCGGGGGAATGGCTTTGACAGAAGTGCTGAAACATCATCCTTAGCATTTAAGCCAACGAAGCAGCTAATGTCCtctgaacagcaaaggaaattcaGCAGCCAGTCCAGTAGGGCTCTGACCCCTCCCTCCTACAGTACTGCTAAAAATTCACTGGGATCAAGATCCAGTGAATCCTTTGGGAAGTACACGTCGCCAGTGATGAGCGAACACGGGGAGGAGCACAGGCAGCTCCTCTCTCACCCCATGCAAGGCCCTGGACTCCGTGCAGCTACCTCAGCCAACCACTCCGTGGACGAGCAACTGAAGAATACAGACACACACCTCATTGACCTGGTAACCAATGAGATTATCACCCAAGGACCGCCAGTGGACTGGAATGACATCGCAGGTCTCGACCTGGTAAAGGCTGTCATTAAAGAGGAGGTTTTATGGCCTGTGTTGAGGTCAGACGCTTTCAGTGGACTGACGGCCTTACCTCGGAGCATCCTTTTATTTGGACCTCGGGGAACAGGCAAAACATTATTGGGCAGATGCATAGCTAGTCAGCTGGGGGCCACATTTTTCAAAATTGCCGGTTCTGGACTTATTGCCAAGTGGTTAGGAGAAGCAGAAAAAATTATCCACGCCTCTTTCCTGGTGGCCAGATGTCGTCAGCCCTCAGTGATTTTTGTCAGTGACATTGACATGCTTCTCTCCTCTCAAGTGAGTGAGGAACACAGTCCAGTCAGTCGGATGAGAACCGAATTTCTGATGCAGCTGGACACTGTGCTAACGTCAGCTGAGGACCAAATCATAGTGATCTGTGCCACCAGTAAACCAGAAGAGATAGACGAATCTCTTCGGAGGTACTTCATGAAACGACTTTTAATCCCACTTCCTGACAGCACAGCGAGGCACCAGATAATAGTGCAACTGCTCTCACAGCACAATTACTGTCTCAATGACAAGGAGTTTGCACTGCTCGTCCAGCGCACAGAAGGCTTTTCTGGGCTAGACGTGGCTCATCTGTGTCAGGAAGCAGTGGTGGGCCCCCTCCATGCCATGCCAGCCACAGACCTGTCAGCCATTATGCCCAGCCAGTTGAGGCCGGTTACGTATCAAGACTTTGAAAATGCTTTCTGCAAGATTCAGCCTAGCATATCTCAAAAAGAGCTTGATATGTATGTTGAATGGAACAAAATGTTTGGTTGCAGTCAGTga
- the FIGN gene encoding fidgetin isoform X2 translates to MISSTSVYGLKMQWTPEHAQWPEQHFDITSTTRSPAHKVEAYRGHLQRTYQYAWANDDISALTASNLLKKYAEKYSGILEGPVDRPVLSNYSDAPSGLVNGRKNESEPWQPSLNSDAVYPMNCVPDVITASKAGVSSALPPADVSASIGSSPGVASNLTEPSYSSSTCGSHTVPSLHTGLPSQEYAPGYNGSYLHSTYSSQPAPALPSPHPSPLHSSGLLQPPPPPPPPPALVPGYNGTSNLSSYSYPSASYPPQTAVGSGYSPGGAPPPPSAYLPSGIPAPTPLPPTTVPGYTYQGHGLTPIAPSALTNSSASSLKRKAFYMAGQGDMDSSYGNYSYGQQRSTQSPMYRMSDSSISNSNRGNGFDRSAETSSLAFKPTKQLMSSEQQRKFSSQSSRALTPPSYSTAKNSLGSRSSESFGKYTSPVMSEHGEEHRQLLSHPMQGPGLRAATSANHSVDEQLKNTDTHLIDLVTNEIITQGPPVDWNDIAGLDLVKAVIKEEVLWPVLRSDAFSGLTALPRSILLFGPRGTGKTLLGRCIASQLGATFFKIAGSGLIAKWLGEAEKIIHASFLVARCRQPSVIFVSDIDMLLSSQVSEEHSPVSRMRTEFLMQLDTVLTSAEDQIIVICATSKPEEIDESLRRYFMKRLLIPLPDSTARHQIIVQLLSQHNYCLNDKEFALLVQRTEGFSGLDVAHLCQEAVVGPLHAMPATDLSAIMPSQLRPVTYQDFENAFCKIQPSISQKELDMYVEWNKMFGCSQ, encoded by the coding sequence GCTTGAAGATGCAGTGGACGCCAGAGCACGCCCAGTGGCCCGAACAGCACTTtgacatcacctccactactcGGTCCCCTGCCCACAAAGTTGAAGCTTACAGAGGTCATTTGCAGCGCACCTACCAGTACGCCTGGGCAAACGACGACATATCTGCTCTGACGGCATCCAACCTACTAAAAAAATATGCAGAGAAGTATTCTGGCATTTTGGAAGGCCCTGTGGACCGACCCGTACTCAGCAACTACTCAGATGCACCATCAGGACTAGTGAATGGTCGGAAGAATGAAAGTGAACCCTGGCAGCCTTCCTTGAATTCAGACGCTGTTTATCCCATGAACTGTGTTCCGGATGTTATCACTGCCAGCAAAGCTGGAGTCAGTTCAGCCCTCCCTCCAGCAGATGTCTCTGCAAGTATAGGGAGCTCTCCTGGGGTGGCCAGCAACCTGACAGAACCTAGTTATTCGAGTAGTACCTGTGGAAGCCACACTGTACCTAGTCTGCATACAGGGCTCCCATCTCAGGAATATGCCCCAGGATACAACGGCTCGTATTTGCATTCTACTTACAGTAGCCAGCCAGCACCTGCACTTCCTTCACCTCATCCTTCTCCTCTGCATAGCTCTGGGCTCCTACAgccgccaccaccacctcctccaccaCCAGCCCTGGTCCCAGGCTACAATGGGACCTCTAACCTTTCCAGTTACAGCTACCCCTCTGCTAGCTATCCTCCTCAGACTGCTGTGGGATCGGGGTATAGTCCTGGGGGTGCGCCCCCTCCTCCTTCCGCATATCTGCCTTCAGGAATTCCTGCtcccacacccctgccccccaccactgTTCCTGGCTACACCTACCAGGGTCACGGTTTGACACCGATCGCACCCTCGGCTCTGACAAACAGTTCGGCAAGTTCTCTCAAAAGGAAAGCTTTCTATATGGCAGGGCAAGGAGACATGGACTCCAGTTATGGAAATTACAGCTATGGCCAACAGAGATCTACACAGAGTCCTATGTACAGAATGTCCGACAGCAGCATTTCAAACTCAAATCGGGGGAATGGCTTTGACAGAAGTGCTGAAACATCATCCTTAGCATTTAAGCCAACGAAGCAGCTAATGTCCtctgaacagcaaaggaaattcaGCAGCCAGTCCAGTAGGGCTCTGACCCCTCCCTCCTACAGTACTGCTAAAAATTCACTGGGATCAAGATCCAGTGAATCCTTTGGGAAGTACACGTCGCCAGTGATGAGCGAACACGGGGAGGAGCACAGGCAGCTCCTCTCTCACCCCATGCAAGGCCCTGGACTCCGTGCAGCTACCTCAGCCAACCACTCCGTGGACGAGCAACTGAAGAATACAGACACACACCTCATTGACCTGGTAACCAATGAGATTATCACCCAAGGACCGCCAGTGGACTGGAATGACATCGCAGGTCTCGACCTGGTAAAGGCTGTCATTAAAGAGGAGGTTTTATGGCCTGTGTTGAGGTCAGACGCTTTCAGTGGACTGACGGCCTTACCTCGGAGCATCCTTTTATTTGGACCTCGGGGAACAGGCAAAACATTATTGGGCAGATGCATAGCTAGTCAGCTGGGGGCCACATTTTTCAAAATTGCCGGTTCTGGACTTATTGCCAAGTGGTTAGGAGAAGCAGAAAAAATTATCCACGCCTCTTTCCTGGTGGCCAGATGTCGTCAGCCCTCAGTGATTTTTGTCAGTGACATTGACATGCTTCTCTCCTCTCAAGTGAGTGAGGAACACAGTCCAGTCAGTCGGATGAGAACCGAATTTCTGATGCAGCTGGACACTGTGCTAACGTCAGCTGAGGACCAAATCATAGTGATCTGTGCCACCAGTAAACCAGAAGAGATAGACGAATCTCTTCGGAGGTACTTCATGAAACGACTTTTAATCCCACTTCCTGACAGCACAGCGAGGCACCAGATAATAGTGCAACTGCTCTCACAGCACAATTACTGTCTCAATGACAAGGAGTTTGCACTGCTCGTCCAGCGCACAGAAGGCTTTTCTGGGCTAGACGTGGCTCATCTGTGTCAGGAAGCAGTGGTGGGCCCCCTCCATGCCATGCCAGCCACAGACCTGTCAGCCATTATGCCCAGCCAGTTGAGGCCGGTTACGTATCAAGACTTTGAAAATGCTTTCTGCAAGATTCAGCCTAGCATATCTCAAAAAGAGCTTGATATGTATGTTGAATGGAACAAAATGTTTGGTTGCAGTCAGTga
- the FIGN gene encoding fidgetin isoform X3, with protein sequence MQWTPEHAQWPEQHFDITSTTRSPAHKVEAYRGHLQRTYQYAWANDDISALTASNLLKKYAEKYSGILEGPVDRPVLSNYSDAPSGLVNGRKNESEPWQPSLNSDAVYPMNCVPDVITASKAGVSSALPPADVSASIGSSPGVASNLTEPSYSSSTCGSHTVPSLHTGLPSQEYAPGYNGSYLHSTYSSQPAPALPSPHPSPLHSSGLLQPPPPPPPPPALVPGYNGTSNLSSYSYPSASYPPQTAVGSGYSPGGAPPPPSAYLPSGIPAPTPLPPTTVPGYTYQGHGLTPIAPSALTNSSASSLKRKAFYMAGQGDMDSSYGNYSYGQQRSTQSPMYRMSDSSISNSNRGNGFDRSAETSSLAFKPTKQLMSSEQQRKFSSQSSRALTPPSYSTAKNSLGSRSSESFGKYTSPVMSEHGEEHRQLLSHPMQGPGLRAATSANHSVDEQLKNTDTHLIDLVTNEIITQGPPVDWNDIAGLDLVKAVIKEEVLWPVLRSDAFSGLTALPRSILLFGPRGTGKTLLGRCIASQLGATFFKIAGSGLIAKWLGEAEKIIHASFLVARCRQPSVIFVSDIDMLLSSQVSEEHSPVSRMRTEFLMQLDTVLTSAEDQIIVICATSKPEEIDESLRRYFMKRLLIPLPDSTARHQIIVQLLSQHNYCLNDKEFALLVQRTEGFSGLDVAHLCQEAVVGPLHAMPATDLSAIMPSQLRPVTYQDFENAFCKIQPSISQKELDMYVEWNKMFGCSQ encoded by the coding sequence ATGCAGTGGACGCCAGAGCACGCCCAGTGGCCCGAACAGCACTTtgacatcacctccactactcGGTCCCCTGCCCACAAAGTTGAAGCTTACAGAGGTCATTTGCAGCGCACCTACCAGTACGCCTGGGCAAACGACGACATATCTGCTCTGACGGCATCCAACCTACTAAAAAAATATGCAGAGAAGTATTCTGGCATTTTGGAAGGCCCTGTGGACCGACCCGTACTCAGCAACTACTCAGATGCACCATCAGGACTAGTGAATGGTCGGAAGAATGAAAGTGAACCCTGGCAGCCTTCCTTGAATTCAGACGCTGTTTATCCCATGAACTGTGTTCCGGATGTTATCACTGCCAGCAAAGCTGGAGTCAGTTCAGCCCTCCCTCCAGCAGATGTCTCTGCAAGTATAGGGAGCTCTCCTGGGGTGGCCAGCAACCTGACAGAACCTAGTTATTCGAGTAGTACCTGTGGAAGCCACACTGTACCTAGTCTGCATACAGGGCTCCCATCTCAGGAATATGCCCCAGGATACAACGGCTCGTATTTGCATTCTACTTACAGTAGCCAGCCAGCACCTGCACTTCCTTCACCTCATCCTTCTCCTCTGCATAGCTCTGGGCTCCTACAgccgccaccaccacctcctccaccaCCAGCCCTGGTCCCAGGCTACAATGGGACCTCTAACCTTTCCAGTTACAGCTACCCCTCTGCTAGCTATCCTCCTCAGACTGCTGTGGGATCGGGGTATAGTCCTGGGGGTGCGCCCCCTCCTCCTTCCGCATATCTGCCTTCAGGAATTCCTGCtcccacacccctgccccccaccactgTTCCTGGCTACACCTACCAGGGTCACGGTTTGACACCGATCGCACCCTCGGCTCTGACAAACAGTTCGGCAAGTTCTCTCAAAAGGAAAGCTTTCTATATGGCAGGGCAAGGAGACATGGACTCCAGTTATGGAAATTACAGCTATGGCCAACAGAGATCTACACAGAGTCCTATGTACAGAATGTCCGACAGCAGCATTTCAAACTCAAATCGGGGGAATGGCTTTGACAGAAGTGCTGAAACATCATCCTTAGCATTTAAGCCAACGAAGCAGCTAATGTCCtctgaacagcaaaggaaattcaGCAGCCAGTCCAGTAGGGCTCTGACCCCTCCCTCCTACAGTACTGCTAAAAATTCACTGGGATCAAGATCCAGTGAATCCTTTGGGAAGTACACGTCGCCAGTGATGAGCGAACACGGGGAGGAGCACAGGCAGCTCCTCTCTCACCCCATGCAAGGCCCTGGACTCCGTGCAGCTACCTCAGCCAACCACTCCGTGGACGAGCAACTGAAGAATACAGACACACACCTCATTGACCTGGTAACCAATGAGATTATCACCCAAGGACCGCCAGTGGACTGGAATGACATCGCAGGTCTCGACCTGGTAAAGGCTGTCATTAAAGAGGAGGTTTTATGGCCTGTGTTGAGGTCAGACGCTTTCAGTGGACTGACGGCCTTACCTCGGAGCATCCTTTTATTTGGACCTCGGGGAACAGGCAAAACATTATTGGGCAGATGCATAGCTAGTCAGCTGGGGGCCACATTTTTCAAAATTGCCGGTTCTGGACTTATTGCCAAGTGGTTAGGAGAAGCAGAAAAAATTATCCACGCCTCTTTCCTGGTGGCCAGATGTCGTCAGCCCTCAGTGATTTTTGTCAGTGACATTGACATGCTTCTCTCCTCTCAAGTGAGTGAGGAACACAGTCCAGTCAGTCGGATGAGAACCGAATTTCTGATGCAGCTGGACACTGTGCTAACGTCAGCTGAGGACCAAATCATAGTGATCTGTGCCACCAGTAAACCAGAAGAGATAGACGAATCTCTTCGGAGGTACTTCATGAAACGACTTTTAATCCCACTTCCTGACAGCACAGCGAGGCACCAGATAATAGTGCAACTGCTCTCACAGCACAATTACTGTCTCAATGACAAGGAGTTTGCACTGCTCGTCCAGCGCACAGAAGGCTTTTCTGGGCTAGACGTGGCTCATCTGTGTCAGGAAGCAGTGGTGGGCCCCCTCCATGCCATGCCAGCCACAGACCTGTCAGCCATTATGCCCAGCCAGTTGAGGCCGGTTACGTATCAAGACTTTGAAAATGCTTTCTGCAAGATTCAGCCTAGCATATCTCAAAAAGAGCTTGATATGTATGTTGAATGGAACAAAATGTTTGGTTGCAGTCAGTga